The Bos mutus isolate GX-2022 chromosome 11, NWIPB_WYAK_1.1, whole genome shotgun sequence nucleotide sequence GCTTCCAGTCAGAGGGGGAGTCAGAAGTAGGAGGCAATAACCTCATCATGATCaaacactgagggcaggaggagaaggggataacagatgagatggttggatggcatcaccaattagatggacatgaatttgagcgagctctaggagttggtgacacacagggaagcctggcctgctgcagcccatggtgtcgtaaagagttggacacgactgagcgactgaattgacctGAACCTCATCTTGATATAGTGAGTCTCTCCTTTCTGAAACACCAAGAAGCATCCCACTCCCTCCAGAATGGAAATGGCCCAACCTGTGTAGTTGTTTCCTCCACAACTGTTCTCCATCCTGAGtttcaactctctctctctcaaccaaGGGCAGCCACACTAAGCTATTCTCTTTTGCTAGAATTCGTCCTACTTTTCCCCCACATCTCTGTTTTTGCTCAAGCTGTTCCTCCTTCCTGGGaggtcctccctccctccctccttccatccccctccccaccttttctgtcctttaagaTGCTTTGACTTAGGCCCCTCTAGATCAGACACAAGTGTCATCTCCTGCCAAATACAAGGAGTAGATGAAATAAGTCCTGGTGGGTCGCCGGAGACTAGGGTTCTAGCACACTCCCCACCCTCAAACACACACTAATTTGTCCTGTTCTAGCCTGCAAGTTTCTCCGCCCACCCATCCGGACTTCAGCCTCTTCTTGCCTAATGGGGTGTGGGGTGGTTGGTTTTTATTGCACTACTTACTTCAGATAAACCAGGATCCAAATTAATCCTGCAAACCAGGACTGAGGCTGCCCTTTTCTGTCTGGTTACTTCCTGAGTGTACCTGAAGTTCTGCATTAGCCTCGATCTTCCTTTTTCACTGACCCTCTTTCCCTGAACCTTCACCTGGAGACCTAGGCTGGGTGCCCGAGAAAGGGGTAAAGTGACAAGCTTGTTAAAGCCGGAAACCGGAACCAGGCCCACCCACGAGGCACCCTGTAGCAGATCCAAACACGGCCCAGGGAGAGAACCCTCGTGGAAGGATGGGGGTGGCAGGCTGGACAAGGGGAGGGGCtgcttctaaaagaaaaaaaaaaaaccaacaaaccacAACCTTGCTTGGAAATAagcctgtgtgcgtgtgtgtctgcgtgtatgtgtatttaaaaacaaaaccacgtTAAAGGAGTCGCTCCCTACCCCACAGGTCCGACCACCCGCTGGGAGTTTGCGAAGCAAGCAGGGCAATAGGAGTGGGAGAGAGTCATCCACGCGCCCACAAAGTGCCTCCTGTCTCGGAACCGCTTGCCCAGGCCCCGCGGGCTGCTCCGGGCAGCCGGCTCCAGCCCTTCAGTCCCGCGCGCACAAACTGCGGCGAAAGAGCGAACCTTGACGCAGCTAGAGACCCACAGCTCCCGCCGCGGCCGCAGACTCCCCAGTCGCCGCCTCTCCCAGCCCCGCGGCCAGGGCAGTCAATCAAGCCCGCCCGGCCCCGCCCGTGGGCTGCAGCGAACGGCCAATCAGAGCCAAGCTCCGCAGCGATGAGCTCAGTCGGCTTGCTTCCCATTGGACGGCTATATTAAGAAAGTCGCCGAACTCTTTAAATAGCGGGCGCTAGGGCCGCAGCCTGTATCTGCCGCCGCAGTCGGGCTGAGTTCGTGTTCTCTCTTGTGTCTTCGCCTAGGCCTAGGAAGACCCAGAAGGGAGCTAGGCCGCGTCCGCTTGCTCTGGCCACCTTTTGCTCACAAAGGCGCCGACCCGGGACCCGGGGCGAGGAGAGCGGCCGCCGCTCGGGAGCAGCGCGGAGACGCACCGTGCGCCCTATGCCCCCGAgtcccccaccgcccccgccgCGGCAGCCCGAGCACAACGAGAGAACGCGCGCCATCCCGGGACCTGGGTGCAGCTAGCGACCCTTGTCCCCAGCGCTCAGCCCGAGGTGAGCAGTGAGCGGCGAGCGGGACGGCAGCGAGGCGTTCGCGGGGCCCCTCCTGCTGCCCGGGCCCGGCCCGCTCATGGCGGCCATCCGCAAGAAGCTGGTGGTGGTGGGCGACGGCGCGTGCGGCAAGACGTGCCTGCTGATCGTGTTCAGTAAGGACGAGTTCCCCGAGGTGTACGTGCCCACCGTCTTCGAGAACTATGTGGCCGACATCGAGGTGGACGGCAAGCAGGTGGAGCTGGCGCTGTGGGACACGGCGGGCCAGGAGGACTACGACCGCCTGCGGCCGCTCTCCTACCCGGACACCGACGTGATCCTCATGTGCTTTTCGGTGGACAGCCCGGATTCGCTGGAGAACATCCCCGAGAAGTGGGTGCCCGAGGTGAAGCACTTCTGCCCCAACGTGCC carries:
- the RHOB gene encoding rho-related GTP-binding protein RhoB, with translation MAAIRKKLVVVGDGACGKTCLLIVFSKDEFPEVYVPTVFENYVADIEVDGKQVELALWDTAGQEDYDRLRPLSYPDTDVILMCFSVDSPDSLENIPEKWVPEVKHFCPNVPIILVANKKDLRSDEHVRTELARMKQEPVRTDDGRAMAVRIQAYDYLECSAKTKEGVREVFETATRAALQKRYGSQNGCINCCKVL